In the genome of Neofelis nebulosa isolate mNeoNeb1 chromosome 8, mNeoNeb1.pri, whole genome shotgun sequence, one region contains:
- the LOC131483827 gene encoding olfactory receptor 6C2-like: protein MRNHTAITTFILLGLTEDPQLQVLLFIFLFLTYVLSMTGNLTIIILTFMDFHLKTPMYVFLRNFSILEILFTTVCIPRFLYSLSTGDKTITYNACVSQVFLIGVLGATEFFLLAAMSYDRYVAICKPLHYMTIMNNKFCTIFVFCCWISGLMIIVTPLGMGLQLEFCDSNAIDHFGCDPFPLFKISCSDTWLIEQTVIICAVLIFIITLIGVILSYIYIIRTILRFPSASQRKKAFSTCSSHMIVISITYGSCIFIYIKPSAKEQVGINKGVSVLTTSVAPLLNPFIYTLRNKQVKQAFNDTIKKIAFTLQVRAH from the coding sequence ATGAGAAATCACACAGCAATAACAACATTCATCTTGTTGGGACTTACAGAGGACCCACAGCTGCAAGTTCtcctttttatcttcttatttcTCACCTATGTGCTGAGCATGACTGGAAATCTGACCATTATCATTCTTACATTCATGGATTTTCATCTTAAAACACCTATGTATGTTTTTCTTCGAAATTTCTCCATTTTAGAAATCTTATTCACAACAGTATGTATTCCCAGATTCTTGTACAGCTTATCAACTGGAGATAAAACGATTACCTATAATGCTTGTGTTAGTCAAGTATTTCTTATTGGGGTTTTGGGGGCCACAGAATTTTTTCTCCTGGCAGCCATGTcctatgaccgctatgtggccatctgcaaaccccTTCATTACATGACCATCATGAACAACAAATTCTGTACCATCTTTGTCTTCTGTTGCTGGATCTCTGGGTTGATGATCATCGTCACACCACTCGGTATGGGCCTCCAGCTGGAATTCTGTGACTCCAATGCCATTGACCATTTTGGCTGTGacccatttcctctttttaagaTTTCATGCTCAGATACGTGGCTTATAGAACAGACAGTTATAATCTGTGCAGTATTGATATTCATTATTACACTGATTGGTGTCATTCTTTCCTACATATATATCATCAGGACAATTCTAAGATTCCCTTCTgcttcccaaaggaaaaaagCTTTCTCCACTTGTTCATCTCACATGATTGTTATTTCCATCACATACGGCAGCTGTATTTTCATCTATATCAAGCCTTCAGCCAAAGAACAGGTGGGCATCAATAAAGGGGTATCCGTGCTTACTACATCTGTTGCTCCTTTGTTGAACCCTTTCATTTATACTTTGAGGAACAAGCAAGTGAAACAAGCTTTCAatgacacaattaaaaaaattgcatttacctTACAAGTAAGAGCAcattga